The Xiphophorus couchianus chromosome 14, X_couchianus-1.0, whole genome shotgun sequence genome includes a region encoding these proteins:
- the LOC114157235 gene encoding histone H4, whose translation MSGRGKGGKGLGKGGAKRHRKVLRDNIQGITKPAIRRLARRGGVKRISGLIYEETRGVLKVFLENVIRDAVTYTEHAKRKTVTAMDVVYALKRQGRTLYGFGG comes from the coding sequence ATGAGCGGAAGAGGAAAAGGAGGTAAAGGTCTCGGTAAAGGAGGCGCCAAGCGGCACCGTAAAGTTCTCCGCGATAACATCCAGGGAATCACCAAGCCCGCTATCCGCCGTCTGGCTCGCCGCGGGGGAGTCAAGCGGATCTCCGGCCTCATCTACGAGGAGACCCGCGGTGTGCTCAAGGTGTTCCTGGAGAACGTCATCCGTGACGCCGTCACGTACACCGAGCACGCCAAGAGGAAGACCGTCACCGCCATGGACGTGGTGTACGCTCTGAAGAGGCAGGGCCGCACTCTGTACGGCTTCGGGGGTTAA